From Streptomyces sp. TLI_105, the proteins below share one genomic window:
- a CDS encoding 4-hydroxy-3-methylbut-2-enyl diphosphate reductase, which translates to MGRMTATPAPTPDSASATNRPKRVLLAAPRGYCAGVDRAVIAVEKALEQYGAPIYVRHEIVHNKYVVQTLERKGAIFVDQATEVPPGNIVMFSAHGVAPTVHEEARVGRLATIDATCPLVTKVHKEAVRFAKEDFDILLIGHEGHEEVIGTSGEAPDHIQLVDGPEDVAKVEVRDPSRVVWLSQTTLSVDETMETVDALKEKFPQLISPPSDDICYATQNRQTAIKELAGQAELVIVVGSKNSSNSIRMVEVAKQAGVPAAYLVDFASEIDEAWLEGVTSVGLSSGASVPDVLVQEVLEWLAERGYADVEIVKTADESLTFSLPKELRNKDLRAEAEKLAATAPAAPAAPVKE; encoded by the coding sequence ATGGGACGCATGACTGCAACGCCCGCGCCGACGCCCGATTCCGCCTCCGCGACGAACCGCCCGAAGCGTGTCCTGCTCGCCGCTCCCCGTGGCTACTGCGCGGGCGTGGACCGTGCCGTGATCGCCGTCGAGAAGGCCCTGGAGCAGTACGGAGCGCCGATCTACGTCCGGCACGAGATCGTCCACAACAAGTACGTGGTCCAGACGCTGGAGCGGAAGGGCGCGATCTTCGTCGACCAGGCGACCGAGGTGCCGCCGGGCAACATCGTGATGTTCTCCGCGCACGGCGTCGCCCCCACCGTCCACGAGGAGGCCCGCGTGGGCCGGCTCGCGACCATCGACGCCACCTGCCCGCTGGTCACCAAGGTCCACAAGGAAGCCGTCCGCTTCGCCAAGGAGGACTTCGACATCCTCCTCATCGGCCACGAGGGCCACGAGGAGGTCATCGGCACCTCCGGCGAGGCGCCCGACCACATCCAGCTGGTCGACGGCCCGGAGGACGTGGCCAAGGTCGAGGTCCGCGACCCCTCCCGGGTCGTCTGGCTCTCCCAGACCACGCTCTCGGTCGACGAGACGATGGAGACGGTCGACGCGCTGAAGGAGAAGTTCCCGCAGCTGATCTCCCCGCCGTCCGACGACATCTGCTACGCCACGCAGAACCGCCAGACCGCCATCAAGGAGCTCGCCGGCCAGGCCGAGCTGGTGATCGTCGTCGGCTCGAAGAACTCCTCCAACTCGATCCGCATGGTCGAGGTCGCCAAGCAGGCCGGCGTCCCCGCCGCGTACCTGGTCGACTTCGCCAGCGAGATCGACGAGGCCTGGCTGGAGGGCGTGACCAGCGTCGGCCTCTCCTCCGGCGCCTCCGTCCCGGACGTCCTGGTGCAGGAGGTCCTGGAGTGGCTCGCCGAGCGCGGCTACGCGGACGTGGAGATCGTCAAGACGGCGGACGAGTCCCTGACCTTCTCGCTGCCCAAGGAGCTCCGCAACAAGGACCTGCGGGCCGAGGCCGAGAAGCTCGCGGCGACCGCGCCCGCCGCGCCCGCCGCGCCCGTCAAGGAGTAG
- a CDS encoding APC family permease produces MAQETQVADHERLRRNLGFRDLVVYGLLFIAPMAPVGVFGTLDAKSHGAVALVYVVATVAMAFTAFSYAQMVRVAPQAGSVFTYARKGLGEGPGFIAGWMAMLDYLLIPAVAYLFAGIAMEALVPEVDRWVWTGIAVVVTTLLNLWGVRAAARVGFAVLAMEIVVLLVFVVSAVVVLVRDGALRDGWSPLTGDTAFSLAAVVGAVSVAVLSYLGFDAIASFAEEVTGGSAKVARAVLFCLALAGVLFVAQTWLVALLEPVSSAELAADPAKQGSAFYDAVDASVGDWLHDLVAASKAIGAAFAALAGQAAGGRLLFAMGRDRRLPHLLARTDGGVPRVALLVAATVTMIAAVWAARRDDGLDHLVSVVDVGALTAFVLLHASVVGWFAVRRAEGPPHWLKHVVLPVVGAAILIAVIVEASPAAQVVGVVWLGVGLVVLAVQGATRTSTRA; encoded by the coding sequence ATGGCTCAGGAGACGCAGGTGGCGGACCACGAGAGGCTCCGTCGGAATCTCGGATTCCGCGACCTTGTCGTGTACGGACTGCTGTTCATCGCCCCCATGGCGCCGGTCGGGGTCTTCGGCACGCTCGACGCGAAGTCGCACGGGGCCGTCGCACTGGTGTACGTCGTGGCCACCGTCGCCATGGCGTTCACGGCGTTCAGCTACGCCCAGATGGTGCGGGTGGCACCGCAGGCCGGTTCCGTCTTCACGTACGCGCGCAAGGGCCTCGGGGAGGGGCCGGGATTCATCGCCGGGTGGATGGCGATGCTCGACTACCTGCTGATCCCGGCCGTCGCCTACCTCTTCGCGGGCATCGCGATGGAGGCGCTGGTCCCGGAGGTGGACCGGTGGGTGTGGACCGGCATCGCCGTGGTGGTCACCACGCTGCTGAACCTGTGGGGCGTGCGGGCGGCGGCCCGGGTCGGCTTCGCGGTGCTCGCGATGGAGATCGTCGTCCTGCTGGTCTTCGTCGTGTCGGCGGTGGTGGTGCTCGTACGGGACGGGGCGCTGCGCGACGGGTGGTCGCCGCTCACCGGTGACACCGCGTTCTCGCTCGCCGCGGTGGTGGGCGCGGTGTCGGTGGCCGTCCTGTCCTACCTGGGCTTCGACGCGATCGCCTCCTTCGCGGAGGAGGTCACGGGGGGCTCGGCGAAGGTGGCCCGGGCGGTGCTTTTCTGCCTGGCGCTCGCGGGCGTCCTGTTCGTGGCCCAGACCTGGCTGGTGGCGCTCCTCGAACCGGTCTCCTCGGCGGAGCTCGCCGCCGACCCGGCCAAGCAGGGCTCGGCCTTCTACGACGCCGTGGACGCCTCGGTCGGCGACTGGCTGCACGACCTGGTGGCCGCGTCGAAGGCGATCGGCGCGGCCTTCGCGGCGCTCGCGGGGCAGGCGGCGGGCGGCAGGCTGCTGTTCGCGATGGGCCGCGACCGACGTCTTCCGCACCTCCTCGCCCGCACCGACGGCGGCGTCCCGCGCGTGGCGCTGCTCGTCGCGGCGACGGTGACGATGATCGCGGCGGTGTGGGCGGCGCGCCGGGACGACGGCCTCGACCACCTGGTCTCGGTCGTCGACGTCGGCGCGCTGACCGCCTTCGTCCTGCTGCACGCGAGCGTGGTGGGCTGGTTCGCCGTACGGCGGGCGGAGGGGCCGCCGCACTGGCTGAAGCACGTCGTCCTGCCGGTGGTCGGCGCGGCGATCCTGATCGCGGTGATCGTCGAGGCCTCGCCCGCCGCGCAGGTGGTGGGTGTGGTGTGGCTGGGGGTGGGCCTCGTCGTCCTCGCCGTCCAGGGCGCGACGAGGACGTCCACGCGCGCGTAG
- a CDS encoding threonine synthase → MLPLMTAYECPRCRIQSPTDALTWCCPRCRGPWDLAFTSAPVSLPSLASRVNSLWRYTEALPPLPYGPEVSLGEGRTPLVRLTDSVSAKLDFLMPTLSFKDRGAVMLAAHARRLRPRTVLADSSGNAGTAIAAYGARAGLDCVVYVPGGTSPKKLEQIRAHGARVVEVPGDREATARAAREAADEPGVFYASHVHNPYFLHGTKTYVYELWEELGGRLPDTIVVPVGNGTLLLGAALALDELHRHGLVDTRPALVAVQAAAVSPLAEAFHAGAEDLARPADARPTLAEGIAIPAPPRARQILRAVRATGGTFLTVTEDQIRTAQRDLARRGLFVEATGVACWAAVSTAPPRPGLTVVPLCGAGAKTGLAA, encoded by the coding sequence ATGCTGCCCCTCATGACCGCCTACGAGTGCCCCCGCTGCCGGATCCAGTCCCCCACCGACGCCCTCACCTGGTGTTGTCCCCGGTGTCGCGGCCCCTGGGACCTCGCGTTCACGAGTGCGCCGGTCTCCCTCCCGTCACTCGCCTCACGCGTGAATTCATTGTGGCGTTACACGGAGGCGCTACCTCCGCTCCCGTACGGGCCCGAGGTGAGCCTCGGGGAGGGCCGCACACCGCTCGTCCGCCTCACCGACTCGGTTTCGGCCAAACTCGACTTCCTCATGCCGACCCTGTCCTTCAAGGACCGGGGCGCCGTGATGCTCGCCGCGCACGCCCGCCGACTGCGGCCCCGCACGGTGCTCGCCGACAGCAGCGGCAACGCGGGCACGGCGATCGCGGCGTACGGCGCGCGGGCCGGGCTCGACTGCGTCGTGTACGTCCCCGGGGGCACGTCCCCCAAGAAGCTGGAGCAGATCCGGGCCCACGGCGCCCGGGTCGTCGAGGTGCCCGGCGACCGCGAGGCGACGGCCCGGGCGGCGCGCGAGGCCGCCGACGAGCCGGGCGTCTTCTACGCCTCGCACGTCCACAACCCGTACTTCCTGCACGGCACCAAGACCTACGTCTACGAGCTGTGGGAGGAGCTCGGCGGGCGCCTCCCGGACACGATCGTCGTCCCCGTCGGCAACGGCACCCTGCTCCTCGGCGCCGCCCTCGCCCTCGACGAGCTGCACCGCCACGGCCTCGTCGACACCCGGCCCGCCCTGGTCGCCGTCCAGGCGGCGGCCGTGTCCCCGCTGGCCGAGGCCTTCCACGCGGGCGCGGAGGACCTCGCACGGCCGGCCGACGCCCGCCCCACCCTCGCCGAGGGCATCGCGATCCCGGCCCCGCCGCGCGCCCGCCAGATCCTGCGGGCGGTCCGCGCGACGGGCGGCACGTTCCTGACGGTGACGGAGGATCAGATCCGTACGGCGCAAAGGGACCTGGCCCGCCGGGGCCTGTTCGTCGAGGCGACCGGCGTGGCCTGCTGGGCCGCGGTGAGCACGGCCCCGCCCCGCCCCGGCCTCACGGTGGTGCCGCTGTGCGGGGCGGGCGCGAAGACGGGTCTTGCGGCCTGA
- the ppgK gene encoding polyphosphate--glucose phosphotransferase — MNVFGVDIGGSGIKGAPVDLEHGALAEERHKVLTPQPATPDGVAGCVAEVVGHFGWTGPVGVTFPGVVTGSTVRTAANVDKSWIGVDAGTLISDRLGGLPVTVLNDADAAGVAEMTFGAGRGRKGTVILLTLGTGIGSAVFVDGRLVPNTELGHLELKGHDAETRASTKAKEDEGLTWEHWATRRLSKYLAHVEMLFSPELFIIGGGVSRKADKFLPLIKGIRANIVPAELQNNAGIVGAGMAAGTAARLV; from the coding sequence ATGAACGTCTTCGGAGTGGACATCGGCGGCTCGGGCATCAAGGGCGCGCCCGTGGACCTGGAGCACGGGGCGCTCGCCGAGGAGCGCCACAAGGTACTGACCCCGCAGCCCGCCACACCCGACGGTGTGGCGGGCTGCGTCGCGGAGGTCGTGGGGCACTTCGGCTGGACGGGACCGGTGGGGGTGACCTTCCCCGGCGTCGTGACCGGCTCCACCGTCCGTACGGCCGCCAACGTCGACAAGTCCTGGATCGGCGTCGACGCCGGCACCCTGATCAGCGACCGCCTCGGCGGGCTCCCGGTGACCGTCCTGAACGACGCGGACGCGGCCGGGGTCGCGGAGATGACCTTCGGCGCGGGCCGGGGCCGCAAGGGCACGGTGATCCTGCTGACCCTCGGCACGGGCATCGGCTCCGCCGTCTTCGTCGACGGCCGGCTCGTCCCCAACACCGAGCTGGGCCACCTGGAGCTCAAGGGCCACGACGCGGAGACCCGGGCCTCGACCAAGGCCAAGGAGGACGAGGGCCTCACCTGGGAGCACTGGGCGACCCGGCGGCTGAGCAAGTACCTCGCGCACGTCGAGATGCTCTTCTCGCCCGAGCTCTTCATCATCGGCGGCGGTGTGAGCCGCAAGGCGGACAAGTTCCTGCCGCTGATCAAGGGCATCCGCGCGAACATCGTCCCGGCGGAGCTGCAGAACAACGCGGGGATCGTGGGGGCGGGGATGGCGGCGGGGACGGCGGCGAGGTTGGTCTGA
- the ychF gene encoding redox-regulated ATPase YchF: MSLTIGIVGLPNVGKSTLFNALTKNDVLAANYPFATIEPNVGVVGVPDPRLTKLAEIFGSQRILPATVDFVDIAGIVRGASEGEGLGNKFLANIRESDAICQVIRAFKDENVVHVDGKVSPKDDIETINTELILADLQTIEKVLPRLQKEMRIKKDTAPKVAAVEAAQAILEKGDTLFSQGIVQGSEKAELLHDLHLLTTKPFLYVFNVDEDELTDDAFKAEQSALVAPAEAIFLNAKLEQDLAELDEEDAMELLQSVGAEEPGLATLARVGFATLGLQTYLTAGPKESRAWTIKQGATAPEAAGVIHTDFQKGFIKAEVISFADLVATGSVAEARAAGKARMEGKEYVMQDGDVVEFRFNV; this comes from the coding sequence GTGTCGCTCACGATCGGAATCGTCGGTCTGCCGAATGTCGGCAAGTCGACCCTGTTCAACGCCCTGACCAAGAACGACGTGCTGGCGGCCAACTACCCGTTCGCCACGATCGAGCCCAACGTCGGCGTCGTCGGTGTCCCCGACCCCCGCCTGACCAAGCTCGCGGAGATCTTCGGCTCCCAGCGCATCCTCCCGGCGACGGTCGACTTCGTCGACATCGCCGGCATCGTGCGCGGCGCGAGCGAGGGCGAGGGCCTGGGCAACAAGTTCCTCGCGAACATCCGCGAGTCGGATGCGATCTGCCAGGTCATCCGCGCCTTCAAGGACGAGAACGTCGTCCACGTCGACGGCAAGGTCTCGCCGAAGGACGACATCGAGACGATCAACACGGAGCTGATCCTCGCGGACCTCCAGACGATCGAGAAGGTCCTGCCGCGCCTCCAGAAGGAGATGCGGATCAAGAAGGACACGGCGCCCAAGGTCGCCGCCGTCGAGGCCGCCCAGGCGATCCTGGAGAAGGGCGACACCCTCTTCTCGCAGGGCATCGTCCAGGGCTCGGAGAAGGCGGAGCTGCTGCACGACCTCCACCTCCTCACCACGAAGCCGTTCCTGTACGTCTTCAACGTGGACGAGGACGAGCTCACGGACGACGCCTTCAAGGCCGAGCAGAGCGCCCTGGTCGCCCCGGCCGAGGCGATCTTCCTCAACGCCAAGCTGGAGCAGGACCTCGCCGAGCTCGACGAGGAGGACGCCATGGAGCTCCTCCAGTCCGTCGGCGCCGAGGAGCCCGGCCTCGCCACCCTCGCCCGCGTCGGCTTCGCCACCCTCGGCCTCCAGACCTACCTGACGGCCGGCCCGAAGGAATCCCGCGCCTGGACGATCAAGCAGGGCGCGACGGCCCCCGAGGCGGCCGGTGTCATCCACACCGACTTCCAGAAGGGCTTCATCAAGGCCGAGGTCATCTCCTTCGCCGACCTCGTCGCCACCGGCTCGGTCGCCGAGGCCCGCGCGGCCGGCAAGGCCCGCATGGAGGGCAAGGAGTACGTCATGCAGGACGGCGACGTCGTGGAGTTCCGCTTCAACGTCTGA
- a CDS encoding DUF6542 domain-containing protein: MEQHRTSQPQGRRRPQTPATPPVAPPGALVEGAAVYRVTGRAGRAPGRARVERAVVAGGPAARASGRPAGRRPVPPVVLALRRLPSPRLTGLGAGLFASAVMLALGLLDQLLLDGSPVAYGLLFLPVSALTALWVRTADLVTAPIGVPIAFAVGVVPIAGGTGGFGGQAMAVVTALAVHAGWLYGGTLVAGLIASVRKLRDMGRRHQRAAAAAAGRRPVA; this comes from the coding sequence GTGGAGCAGCACAGGACAAGTCAGCCGCAAGGTCGCCGAAGGCCGCAGACCCCCGCCACGCCGCCGGTCGCACCGCCCGGCGCTCTCGTGGAGGGCGCGGCCGTCTACCGCGTGACCGGCAGGGCCGGCCGCGCGCCCGGTCGCGCCCGCGTGGAGCGGGCCGTGGTCGCCGGCGGCCCTGCGGCCCGTGCGTCCGGGCGGCCCGCCGGGCGCCGACCCGTGCCGCCGGTCGTCCTCGCCCTGCGCCGGCTCCCCTCGCCCCGCCTCACCGGGCTCGGTGCCGGGCTCTTCGCCTCCGCCGTCATGCTGGCCCTCGGCCTCCTCGACCAGCTGCTCCTGGACGGCTCCCCCGTCGCCTACGGGCTGCTGTTCCTGCCGGTCAGCGCCCTGACCGCGCTCTGGGTCCGGACCGCCGACCTGGTCACCGCCCCGATCGGCGTCCCCATCGCCTTCGCCGTCGGCGTCGTCCCCATCGCGGGCGGCACGGGCGGCTTCGGAGGCCAGGCCATGGCCGTCGTGACCGCCCTCGCCGTGCACGCCGGCTGGCTCTACGGCGGCACCCTCGTCGCCGGTCTCATCGCGAGCGTCCGCAAGCTGCGGGACATGGGGCGGCGCCATCAGCGTGCTGCTGCTGCGGCGGCGGGGCGGCGGCCCGTGGCGTAG
- a CDS encoding transcriptional regulator: MEFRLLGSVALVTEDRDVALGPAKRSSLLAMLLLRPNSAVNVGQLIDALWEEEPPTHAKTVLQGHVSRLRALLAEHGAEAYGVELATQGSAYVLRMPESLVDAHRFEELVGLAGVQRRPADAVRMLREALSYWQGPALTGTVHSRPLEAAASGLEEMRLASVEALAEAYGQLGEHGRAAAVLRTEAVAHPLRESLAAALMLALARSGRQSDAIDWYHRTRRLLAEELGVDPGETLGEAYATLLRSAAPVSVPRPAVEVRAPAPEGLPRAPRGFTGRGAELAALDRAVRAGDGPVCLVTGPAGVGKTAFAVHWAYERLADFPDGRLFADLRGFSDTPAPETAAVLREFLLALGVPPQRIPETVDARGALFRSLTAGRRLLVVLDNARSSEQVRPLLPGGDHCATLVTSRDRLGGLIASDAARPVPLGHLRAAASAALLTTVLGEERVAAEPAAATRLARLCDGLPLALRVTAARLAERPQWTLDAMVAELADEQGRLALLDVEDRGVSAALRLTVQQLPESAARMFRAIGLHTGSDLDRFAAGALAGTTPGQASADLDRLAAAHLLTEAVPGRWTPHDLVRLYARHVAPQADPEGLPRLLDHYLYTGLAADAAAEPGSQPCYSLPADARRPAATREFEDRTAALDWYAAERPALEGAVAAAAALGMHDRAWRIALVQWPLMLMRIGDGWTPLLEAGLASAEAIGDLDAQSRTRALLGWILHEEGRDAEALVHLEKAPGLAARAGDPISEAIAYVNYAAVLDASGEHERAGLLMLHAVDLADRTGHPSTQVLTLQHLAGHCLKAEEYEAALAHTLRAGELVAPDAVVTRASLQITRGEALAGIGRLEEAADQLERAIVAADAAGFTEGSARAAAHLSRLTANR, from the coding sequence GTGGAGTTCCGGCTGCTCGGCTCCGTCGCGTTGGTGACGGAGGACAGGGACGTAGCCTTGGGGCCCGCCAAGCGGTCCAGTCTGCTGGCCATGTTGCTGCTGCGGCCCAACAGTGCCGTGAACGTCGGTCAGTTGATCGACGCCCTGTGGGAGGAGGAGCCGCCCACGCACGCCAAGACCGTCCTCCAGGGGCACGTCTCGCGGCTGCGGGCGCTGCTCGCCGAGCACGGGGCCGAGGCGTACGGGGTCGAGCTCGCGACGCAGGGTTCGGCGTATGTGCTCCGGATGCCCGAGTCGCTCGTGGACGCCCACCGCTTCGAGGAGCTCGTCGGGCTCGCCGGCGTCCAGCGCCGGCCCGCCGACGCGGTGCGGATGCTGCGGGAGGCGCTGTCGTACTGGCAGGGGCCCGCGCTCACCGGCACCGTGCACAGCAGGCCCCTCGAAGCCGCCGCGAGCGGCCTGGAGGAGATGCGGCTCGCGTCGGTGGAGGCACTGGCGGAGGCGTACGGGCAGCTCGGCGAGCACGGCAGGGCCGCCGCCGTCCTGCGTACCGAGGCCGTCGCCCACCCGCTGCGCGAGTCCCTGGCCGCCGCGCTGATGCTGGCGCTCGCCCGCTCCGGCCGGCAGTCCGACGCGATCGACTGGTACCACAGGACCCGGCGGCTGCTCGCCGAGGAGCTGGGCGTCGACCCCGGCGAGACCCTCGGCGAGGCCTACGCGACGCTGCTCCGCTCCGCCGCTCCCGTCTCCGTGCCCCGTCCCGCCGTCGAGGTCAGGGCCCCGGCGCCGGAGGGCCTGCCGCGGGCGCCGCGCGGCTTCACCGGCCGCGGGGCCGAGCTGGCCGCGCTCGACCGTGCCGTGCGTGCCGGGGACGGTCCCGTCTGTCTCGTCACCGGGCCCGCCGGGGTCGGCAAGACCGCCTTCGCCGTCCACTGGGCCTACGAGCGGCTCGCCGACTTCCCCGACGGGCGGCTCTTCGCCGACCTGCGCGGTTTCAGCGACACCCCGGCGCCCGAGACCGCCGCCGTCCTGCGGGAGTTCCTGCTCGCCCTCGGCGTCCCGCCGCAGCGGATCCCCGAGACCGTCGACGCGCGCGGGGCGCTGTTCCGCTCCCTCACCGCCGGACGCCGACTGCTCGTCGTCCTCGACAACGCCCGCTCCTCCGAGCAGGTCCGGCCGCTGCTGCCCGGCGGCGACCACTGCGCGACCCTCGTCACCAGCCGCGACCGGCTCGGCGGCCTCATCGCCTCCGACGCCGCCCGCCCCGTGCCGCTCGGGCACCTCAGGGCGGCCGCCTCGGCCGCCCTGCTCACGACCGTGCTCGGCGAGGAGCGGGTCGCCGCCGAACCGGCCGCCGCCACCCGGCTCGCCCGGCTCTGCGACGGACTGCCGCTCGCCCTCCGGGTGACGGCGGCCCGCCTGGCCGAGCGGCCGCAGTGGACGCTCGATGCCATGGTGGCGGAACTCGCCGACGAGCAGGGCCGGTTGGCGTTGCTCGACGTGGAGGATCGGGGCGTCTCCGCCGCGCTCCGGCTCACCGTGCAGCAGCTGCCGGAGTCCGCCGCCCGGATGTTCCGCGCGATCGGCCTGCACACCGGCTCCGACCTGGACCGGTTCGCGGCGGGCGCGCTCGCCGGGACGACGCCCGGGCAGGCCTCCGCCGACCTGGACCGGCTCGCCGCCGCGCACCTGCTCACCGAGGCCGTCCCCGGCCGCTGGACACCGCACGACCTGGTGCGCCTCTACGCGCGCCATGTCGCCCCGCAGGCCGACCCCGAGGGCCTGCCCCGGCTCCTCGACCACTACCTCTACACGGGCCTCGCGGCCGACGCCGCCGCCGAGCCCGGCTCGCAGCCCTGCTACTCGCTGCCCGCCGACGCCCGACGGCCCGCCGCGACGAGGGAGTTCGAGGACCGTACGGCGGCGCTCGACTGGTACGCGGCCGAGCGGCCCGCCCTGGAGGGCGCCGTCGCCGCCGCGGCCGCCCTCGGGATGCACGACCGGGCCTGGCGGATCGCGCTCGTGCAGTGGCCGCTGATGCTCATGCGGATCGGCGACGGCTGGACGCCGCTCCTGGAGGCCGGGCTCGCCTCCGCCGAGGCGATCGGCGACCTCGATGCGCAGTCACGCACGCGTGCCCTGCTCGGCTGGATCCTGCACGAGGAGGGCCGGGACGCCGAGGCGCTGGTCCACCTGGAGAAGGCGCCCGGGCTGGCCGCCCGGGCCGGCGACCCGATCAGCGAGGCGATCGCCTACGTCAACTACGCGGCCGTCCTGGACGCGAGCGGGGAGCACGAGCGGGCCGGGCTGCTCATGCTGCACGCCGTCGACCTCGCCGACCGCACCGGCCACCCGTCCACCCAGGTGCTGACCCTCCAGCACCTGGCGGGCCACTGCCTGAAGGCGGAGGAGTACGAGGCGGCGCTCGCGCACACCCTTCGCGCCGGGGAACTGGTCGCGCCCGACGCGGTGGTCACCCGGGCCTCGCTGCAGATCACCCGGGGCGAGGCGCTGGCCGGTATCGGCCGTCTCGAAGAGGCCGCCGACCAGCTGGAACGCGCGATCGTCGCGGCCGACGCGGCCGGTTTCACCGAGGGTTCGGCGCGGGCGGCGGCGCACCTCTCGCGGCTGACAGCGAATCGTTAG
- a CDS encoding antibiotic biosynthesis monooxygenase, giving the protein MYVRSIYATGDPAELDGAAEALRTEGRELLSAQPGYRGMGLFVDRDLGKLLVGSWWDDEASRQASFEKLSKRRAELFAPFAQTTMVDNWEAAVARRAEDLGSGGGFRLVRMNVEPADIDLLVDTFRETSLPRIQKIPGLDGISLLVDRDRGRAAVGALYGDRNALVASRGAVASVRGEATTKARATTTSLEEFEVVLATAVPHA; this is encoded by the coding sequence ATGTACGTTCGCAGCATCTACGCAACGGGTGATCCGGCCGAGCTCGACGGGGCCGCCGAGGCGCTCCGGACCGAGGGGCGCGAGCTGCTGTCGGCGCAGCCGGGCTATCGCGGGATGGGGCTGTTCGTCGACCGCGATCTCGGCAAGCTCCTGGTGGGATCGTGGTGGGACGACGAGGCCTCCCGGCAGGCCAGCTTCGAGAAGCTGAGCAAGCGGCGGGCCGAGCTCTTCGCGCCCTTCGCGCAGACCACGATGGTCGACAACTGGGAGGCGGCGGTCGCCCGGCGCGCGGAGGACCTCGGGTCCGGCGGGGGCTTCCGGCTGGTCCGCATGAACGTCGAGCCGGCCGACATCGACCTGCTGGTGGACACGTTCCGCGAGACCTCACTGCCCCGGATCCAGAAGATCCCCGGACTGGACGGCATCTCCCTCCTCGTCGACCGCGACCGGGGCAGAGCCGCCGTCGGCGCGCTCTACGGCGACCGCAACGCACTCGTGGCATCCCGCGGCGCGGTCGCATCGGTCCGAGGAGAGGCCACGACGAAGGCCCGCGCGACCACCACCAGCCTGGAGGAGTTCGAGGTGGTCCTCGCCACGGCGGTCCCCCACGCCTGA
- a CDS encoding DUF4232 domain-containing protein, producing the protein MRNHRRNTVLAAAIAALSLGLTACGGGDDAAGAKDAGSASSSQAAAGAGDNGAAGGGTADQTAAKGGSGSTGGSATGGSTAGSTTGGSTSGSATGSTGSTGSTGGKSSAATPACAYGDIKVTAAKADEVPTEHITLTATNTSGRSCTLLEYPLIAFGPIQTAKDVPAVAKSKPAAPIVLKPGAPAYANVRIALGGVHEDNKVVNEFNVNLFAAQGPAEGSIVVKAPAGGLAVDEAAAKTGYWTYELRNGADEF; encoded by the coding sequence ATGCGCAACCACCGCAGGAACACCGTCCTGGCCGCCGCCATCGCCGCCCTCTCGCTGGGCCTGACCGCCTGCGGCGGCGGGGACGACGCCGCGGGCGCCAAGGACGCGGGGAGCGCGAGCTCCTCCCAGGCCGCCGCGGGTGCGGGTGACAACGGCGCGGCCGGCGGCGGCACGGCGGACCAGACCGCCGCGAAGGGCGGCTCGGGCTCCACGGGCGGCTCGGCCACCGGCGGCTCCACGGCCGGATCCACCACCGGTGGCTCCACGTCCGGCTCCGCCACCGGAAGCACCGGCTCCACCGGTTCCACCGGTGGCAAGAGCTCCGCCGCGACCCCCGCCTGCGCCTACGGCGACATCAAGGTCACGGCGGCGAAGGCGGACGAGGTCCCGACCGAGCACATCACCCTCACCGCCACCAACACCTCCGGCCGCTCGTGCACCCTGCTCGAGTACCCGCTCATCGCCTTCGGCCCGATCCAGACCGCCAAGGACGTCCCGGCCGTCGCGAAGAGCAAGCCGGCCGCGCCGATCGTCCTGAAGCCCGGCGCACCCGCCTACGCGAACGTGCGGATCGCGCTCGGCGGCGTCCACGAGGACAACAAGGTCGTGAACGAGTTCAACGTGAACCTCTTCGCCGCCCAGGGTCCGGCCGAGGGCAGCATCGTCGTCAAGGCCCCCGCCGGCGGCCTGGCGGTCGACGAGGCCGCCGCGAAGACGGGCTACTGGACGTACGAGCTCCGCAACGGCGCCGACGAGTTCTGA